The following are from one region of the Parafrankia irregularis genome:
- a CDS encoding ATP-binding protein produces the protein MTAADRSPMIRVAVAHFPPTVAAVPEVRARTAGTLIGWSVDTDAVSTVELVVGELASNAVKVSRPQDVVAVRLTATSGQVVVEVWDSSDVGPRIGSPEAFSEDGRGLVLVDALCSTWSWYRVKSGGKVVWGEIRAELQPMQPGTEAGRLEQRTAQPTPDPIRPVTFEENPALLRRVVDGLRALDDWHLPGARAAPPRTPPPATAVGQPTRTAARRA, from the coding sequence GTGACAGCGGCCGACCGGTCGCCGATGATCCGGGTGGCGGTGGCGCATTTCCCGCCGACCGTGGCCGCTGTGCCCGAGGTGCGCGCGAGGACCGCAGGCACGCTGATCGGGTGGTCGGTGGACACCGACGCCGTGAGCACCGTCGAACTCGTCGTGGGAGAGCTCGCCTCCAACGCCGTGAAGGTGAGCCGTCCGCAGGATGTGGTGGCCGTGCGGCTGACGGCGACGAGCGGGCAGGTCGTGGTGGAGGTGTGGGACAGCAGCGACGTCGGTCCCCGGATCGGGAGTCCGGAGGCGTTCAGCGAGGACGGACGTGGCCTGGTCCTGGTTGATGCGCTGTGCAGCACATGGTCGTGGTATCGGGTCAAATCGGGCGGAAAAGTCGTCTGGGGTGAGATACGGGCGGAACTGCAGCCGATGCAACCGGGGACCGAGGCGGGGCGGCTGGAACAGCGCACGGCACAGCCCACCCCAGATCCGATTAGGCCGGTGACCTTTGAGGAGAATCCGGCGCTGCTGCGCCGGGTCGTCGACGGGCTACGAGCCCTGGACGACTGGCACCTTCCCGGCGCCAGGGCCGCCCCGCCCAGGACGCCCCCACCCGCCACCGCGGTCGGACAGCCAACCCGCACGGCAGCGCGACGTGCGTGA
- a CDS encoding DUF5753 domain-containing protein: protein MARQASGTTVRSRRLGRELRRLREAANVSVERASEVLRCSVQTIYRQENGAVSVRLKDANDLLALYRVADAATREAVLELAKTTTQQGWWRPYGDVVPRWLQVYIGLEGDTTEIKDYHSAVVPGLLQTRDYANAVIRTDWLAAEEEVAKRLDLRADRQARVLGTNPPKVDVVLDEAVLRRPVGGRHVHRSQLGHLLDVGSRDDVTIQVAPYSIGAHPPLGTPFTYLGFTDEDDPDVVYIEIPTGSLYIEKPQEVRHYQHIFDRLQTEALSAEASTDKIASVMKEL from the coding sequence TTGGCGCGTCAAGCGTCGGGAACTACCGTCCGCAGCCGCCGGCTCGGTCGAGAGCTACGCCGGTTGCGCGAGGCGGCCAACGTATCCGTGGAGCGGGCGTCGGAGGTGCTCCGCTGCTCCGTACAGACGATCTACCGCCAGGAGAATGGCGCGGTGTCGGTCAGGCTGAAGGATGCGAACGATCTTCTTGCCCTGTACCGCGTCGCCGACGCTGCGACCCGCGAAGCCGTTCTCGAACTGGCGAAGACCACGACTCAGCAAGGCTGGTGGCGACCGTACGGTGATGTCGTGCCCCGGTGGCTCCAGGTCTACATCGGGTTGGAAGGCGACACCACGGAGATCAAGGACTACCACTCCGCGGTCGTGCCCGGTCTCCTCCAGACGCGGGACTACGCCAATGCCGTGATCCGTACGGACTGGCTTGCCGCTGAGGAGGAGGTAGCGAAGCGTCTCGACCTGCGGGCCGACAGGCAGGCGAGGGTACTCGGAACGAACCCGCCGAAGGTGGATGTCGTCCTTGACGAAGCCGTACTACGGCGACCAGTCGGTGGCCGGCACGTCCATCGGTCCCAGCTCGGCCACCTCCTGGATGTGGGCAGCCGTGACGATGTCACGATCCAGGTCGCGCCGTACAGCATCGGGGCGCACCCCCCGCTCGGGACGCCTTTCACGTATCTGGGGTTCACCGACGAAGATGATCCTGACGTTGTGTACATAGAGATCCCGACTGGAAGCCTGTACATCGAGAAGCCGCAAGAAGTGAGGCACTACCAGCATATCTTCGATCGGCTACAGACAGAGGCTCTGTCGGCTGAGGCGTCAACCGACAAGATCGCAAGTGTGATGAAGGAGTTGTAA
- a CDS encoding DUF397 domain-containing protein, which translates to MSTELPGGLTWVKATASNDKGACVEVAKLPDGGRAVRHSQDPDGPMLRYTEAEWTAFLDGARKGEFG; encoded by the coding sequence ATGAGCACGGAACTCCCGGGCGGGCTGACCTGGGTGAAGGCGACCGCGTCCAACGACAAGGGGGCATGCGTCGAGGTCGCTAAGCTGCCCGACGGCGGTCGGGCTGTCCGTCACTCGCAGGACCCGGACGGCCCAATGCTGCGTTACACCGAGGCCGAGTGGACGGCGTTCCTGGACGGCGCGCGAAAGGGCGAGTTCGGCTGA
- a CDS encoding DUF4760 domain-containing protein, with product MQHCRANHLPVVLDAFKASRYPEWFEAQEYILNRLSREHAAGCAWRDLPQQARDQANTIGLIYDDLGKLIAHQVISEDLVIGSYGESIVYLWDALAPYVYAEREHIPNFWVYFEDLAARTAKTSTRAVYAKLRLRKRPPRRQPDAA from the coding sequence ATGCAACACTGCCGCGCGAACCACCTGCCCGTGGTTCTCGATGCCTTCAAGGCGTCGCGCTACCCGGAGTGGTTCGAGGCGCAGGAATACATCCTGAACAGGTTGTCGAGGGAGCACGCCGCCGGATGCGCCTGGCGTGATCTGCCGCAGCAGGCACGCGACCAGGCCAATACCATCGGGCTGATCTATGACGACCTTGGTAAACTCATCGCGCACCAGGTGATCAGCGAAGACCTGGTTATCGGCTCCTACGGCGAATCGATCGTGTATCTGTGGGACGCCCTGGCACCATACGTCTACGCAGAGCGAGAACATATACCAAACTTCTGGGTCTACTTCGAGGACCTCGCGGCACGGACCGCCAAGACGTCGACCCGGGCCGTTTACGCGAAACTACGTCTCCGCAAGCGCCCGCCACGCCGGCAACCAGATGCGGCCTGA
- a CDS encoding reverse transcriptase domain-containing protein — translation MKDTTSTAVVAVSAVPEAGVNGPEDLPDWDALDWLSQDRQVARLRQRIFKATQAGDMKRARNLQRLMLRSRANTLVSVRQVSQRNSGRRTPGVDGEVAMTSRQRASLAHWLHRCGSGTVPLPVRRVHVPKKNGKSRPLGIPVIADRAQQNRVKNALEPEWEARLDASQYGFRPGRGCHDAIEKIFSLLGKKGAKRGWILDADLQAAFDRIDHRHLLGRLRGFPGKDQIAGWLRAGVVDNNRYAPTPEGTPQGGVISPLLLNIALQGIEEAVGVRYRKNGELARDCPAVVVYADDLVVLCHSREQAEAARECLAVWLAPKGLRLNDAKTRITTDTEGFDFLSFNVRRYPTKDGPKILIKPSEEALVRIRRRMKAELRALRGQPASAVIGKLNPVIRGQAAYYRTGVAKKAFSDLDRVLWVQLDQWARGAHPNKGRQWIIKRYWGPFNESRNDQWVFGDHKTGAYLHKYAWTPIIRHVMVAGRSSPDDPALADYWADRRRRQTRHSPPLASSIQHALRVQDGRCPGCGHSLLFADRTPNLPGEWENWFRAIRKAIERKDIITGNADGRAGRHTSTTQTMHMGIYMHADCARRQPGSRRS, via the coding sequence GTGAAGGACACGACCAGCACCGCCGTGGTGGCGGTATCGGCCGTGCCCGAAGCCGGGGTGAACGGACCCGAGGACCTACCGGACTGGGATGCCCTCGACTGGTTGTCTCAGGACAGGCAGGTAGCGCGGTTACGGCAGAGGATCTTCAAGGCGACGCAGGCAGGCGATATGAAGCGCGCCCGAAATCTACAGAGACTGATGTTGCGCAGCCGTGCCAACACGTTGGTCAGCGTGCGGCAGGTAAGCCAGCGCAACTCCGGCCGAAGGACTCCGGGAGTGGACGGCGAGGTCGCCATGACCTCTCGGCAGCGGGCCTCGTTGGCCCATTGGCTGCATCGCTGCGGATCGGGCACGGTCCCACTCCCCGTCCGACGGGTGCACGTCCCCAAGAAAAATGGAAAAAGCAGACCACTCGGTATACCCGTCATCGCGGACCGCGCCCAGCAGAACCGGGTCAAGAACGCGTTGGAACCCGAGTGGGAAGCCCGGCTGGATGCCAGCCAGTATGGCTTCCGGCCCGGACGAGGCTGCCATGACGCGATCGAGAAGATCTTCTCCCTGCTGGGAAAGAAAGGGGCGAAACGCGGGTGGATCCTCGACGCGGATCTACAGGCCGCGTTCGACAGAATCGACCATCGCCACCTGCTCGGCCGCCTCCGCGGATTCCCTGGGAAGGATCAGATAGCAGGGTGGTTGCGGGCAGGGGTGGTGGACAACAACCGATACGCCCCGACCCCGGAAGGAACTCCCCAGGGCGGGGTCATTTCGCCGCTGCTACTCAATATAGCGCTGCAGGGCATAGAGGAAGCCGTCGGGGTCAGATATCGGAAGAATGGAGAACTGGCCCGGGACTGCCCCGCCGTCGTCGTCTACGCCGACGACCTGGTCGTGCTGTGCCACAGCCGGGAACAGGCCGAAGCGGCGCGGGAGTGCCTTGCTGTGTGGCTGGCTCCGAAGGGTCTGCGTCTCAACGACGCAAAGACCCGGATCACCACCGACACCGAGGGCTTCGACTTCCTCTCATTCAACGTCCGCCGTTACCCGACGAAGGACGGCCCGAAAATTCTTATAAAACCCAGCGAGGAGGCGCTGGTCAGGATACGGCGGCGGATGAAGGCCGAACTGCGGGCGCTGCGGGGACAGCCCGCCTCGGCCGTGATAGGCAAGCTGAACCCCGTCATCAGGGGGCAGGCGGCCTACTACCGGACAGGGGTGGCAAAGAAGGCGTTCAGCGATCTGGACCGGGTCCTCTGGGTGCAACTCGACCAGTGGGCTCGGGGCGCCCACCCCAACAAAGGCCGACAGTGGATCATAAAGCGCTACTGGGGCCCATTCAACGAGTCCAGGAACGATCAGTGGGTGTTCGGAGACCACAAGACCGGCGCCTACCTGCATAAATACGCCTGGACTCCGATCATCCGGCACGTCATGGTCGCGGGCCGGTCGTCACCGGACGACCCGGCCCTTGCCGATTACTGGGCCGACCGACGTCGGCGGCAGACCCGTCACAGCCCACCATTGGCATCGTCCATCCAACACGCCCTGCGCGTACAGGACGGCAGGTGCCCGGGTTGTGGCCACAGTCTGCTGTTCGCCGACCGCACCCCGAACCTCCCCGGCGAATGGGAGAACTGGTTCCGCGCAATCCGCAAGGCGATCGAACGAAAGGACATCATCACAGGAAACGCGGACGGCCGGGCTGGACGCCACACAAGCACGACCCAAACCATGCACATGGGGATATACATGCACGCTGACTGCGCCCGCCGCCAACCCGGCAGCAGACGCAGTTGA
- a CDS encoding diguanylate cyclase, whose protein sequence is MTDGGIETRGDRTPSAGRVRGVRARPVTDRTFHILLALVTALFVPAAAGQLAFSGQPRLVAQATALFVCGVASTVFAVIGIARTRGIGRRWRVLVAAGPLSALPSAVEWTRQYSSGDPLELQLTPSESLFLIAPLLTVAGLICVPARTGDGPTRAPPDSGWWPRYSHAVIALDSLMIILSILMIAWFAVLRDITHSRISGTSFVIAVTFVVVLALPVVVLVLVATFRRPRNGRAVALLGAGLVVLAASETVLVQLSLPDPDGAEGSMPTWLGAAAGPLLVALAMIAPERDSRPPAPAVACPTASRFLWSGQEVRHWLHAYLPYLPLSVAAALVLASALRDGGLYGLPLYLAICLAMLVSLRQIVIIAENRRLVSDVRRAHQRLEYQAHHDGLTGLANRVLFTRELEKAVTAHRRHGTPVVVLFCDIDHFKTVNDTYGHSAGDELLRTVAARLHTAIRDGDLAARLGGDEFAVLLTGTSTDASPHTVGEQCARRIAIGMLRPITLAGRPARIQISIGLAIADGRQPSTSAEQILHQADTRMYDAKRRRAKPRRRTLAI, encoded by the coding sequence TTGACGGATGGCGGCATCGAGACCCGAGGGGACAGGACGCCCTCGGCGGGCCGGGTGCGCGGCGTGCGGGCTCGGCCCGTCACGGATCGGACCTTCCATATCCTGCTGGCGCTGGTGACGGCGCTGTTCGTACCAGCGGCCGCGGGCCAGCTGGCCTTCTCCGGTCAGCCGCGGCTGGTCGCCCAGGCGACGGCTCTGTTCGTCTGCGGCGTGGCGTCGACCGTGTTCGCGGTCATCGGCATCGCGCGCACACGCGGCATCGGCCGTAGGTGGCGGGTGCTGGTCGCCGCCGGCCCACTCTCCGCGCTTCCCAGCGCGGTCGAATGGACACGCCAGTACTCTTCCGGTGATCCGCTGGAACTTCAGCTGACGCCCAGCGAGAGCCTGTTCCTGATCGCTCCGCTCCTCACGGTCGCAGGCCTGATCTGCGTGCCCGCCCGCACCGGCGACGGGCCGACCCGAGCGCCTCCGGACAGTGGCTGGTGGCCGCGGTACTCCCACGCGGTCATCGCACTGGACAGCCTGATGATCATCCTGTCCATCCTCATGATCGCTTGGTTCGCTGTGCTGCGGGACATCACCCACAGCAGGATCAGCGGGACGTCGTTCGTCATCGCGGTCACCTTCGTGGTCGTCTTGGCGCTGCCGGTGGTGGTTCTGGTACTCGTGGCGACCTTCCGCCGGCCCCGCAACGGCCGCGCGGTCGCCCTGCTCGGTGCCGGCCTCGTCGTGCTCGCCGCGTCCGAAACGGTGCTGGTCCAGCTCAGCCTGCCTGACCCGGACGGCGCGGAGGGCAGCATGCCGACATGGCTCGGAGCGGCCGCGGGTCCACTGCTGGTCGCCCTCGCCATGATCGCCCCCGAGCGGGACAGCCGGCCACCCGCGCCTGCGGTCGCCTGCCCCACAGCCAGCCGATTCCTCTGGTCGGGGCAGGAGGTCCGTCACTGGCTGCACGCCTATCTGCCCTATCTGCCGCTCAGCGTCGCCGCGGCGCTCGTCCTGGCAAGCGCCCTGCGCGACGGTGGGTTGTACGGGCTGCCCCTCTACCTGGCGATCTGCCTCGCCATGCTGGTCAGCCTCCGCCAGATCGTCATAATCGCGGAGAACCGCCGGCTGGTCAGCGATGTACGGCGTGCGCACCAGCGGCTTGAGTACCAGGCGCATCACGACGGGCTGACCGGCCTGGCCAACCGCGTCCTGTTCACCCGCGAGCTCGAGAAGGCGGTGACCGCGCACCGCCGACACGGAACACCCGTCGTCGTGTTGTTCTGCGATATCGACCACTTCAAGACCGTCAACGACACGTATGGCCATTCCGCCGGCGACGAACTCCTCCGTACGGTCGCAGCCCGCCTGCACACCGCCATACGCGACGGTGACCTCGCCGCCCGTCTCGGCGGCGACGAGTTCGCCGTCCTCCTCACCGGCACCAGTACCGACGCCAGCCCCCACACTGTCGGCGAGCAGTGCGCCCGACGGATCGCGATCGGCATGCTCCGGCCCATCACCCTGGCCGGTCGCCCTGCGCGGATACAGATCAGTATCGGTCTGGCGATCGCCGACGGGCGGCAGCCCTCCACCTCCGCCGAACAGATACTCCATCAGGCCGATACCCGTATGTATGACGCGAAGCGCAGGCGGGCGAAACCCCGACGAAGAACCCTGGCTATCTGA
- a CDS encoding IS256 family transposase, producing MAVRPTVADAEGFGKELLAASPDLLGSMVKAFAEALMSAEADSACGAEYGEISPDRTNRRNGYRTREWDTRAGTLDIAIPKLRTGSYFPEWLLTRRRRAEQALISVVATSYLLGVSTRRVDKLVEQLGVAHISKSQVSELAKHLDGQVEAFRSRPLDAGPYRFVQADALTMKVREGGRVINVHCLLAVGVNGDGHREILGLDVVSSEDGAGWLAFFRGLVARGLSGVRLVTSDAHRGLVNAIGATLPGASWQRCRTHYLRDLLVLTPKSSQPWVATVVRTIFDQADANEVVVQFDRVVDGLAEKLPRAAEHLSEAKVDLLAFTAYPREIWRQIWSSNPQERLNKEIRRRTDVVGIFPDRGAIIRLVGAVLAEQHDEWIETHRYFGVEVLAKVDAANNPSDTPEIRVTPEALAA from the coding sequence ATGGCCGTGCGTCCGACTGTGGCCGATGCCGAGGGGTTCGGCAAGGAACTGCTGGCGGCGAGTCCGGATCTGTTGGGCTCGATGGTGAAGGCGTTCGCGGAGGCGTTGATGAGCGCCGAGGCGGACAGTGCCTGTGGCGCCGAATACGGCGAGATATCACCGGATCGAACGAATCGCCGCAACGGCTACCGGACGCGCGAGTGGGATACCCGGGCCGGGACACTTGATATCGCGATTCCGAAGCTGCGGACCGGGTCGTACTTCCCGGAATGGCTGCTGACCCGCCGCCGGCGGGCGGAACAGGCCCTGATCTCGGTCGTCGCGACGTCATATCTTCTCGGGGTGTCGACCCGCCGTGTCGACAAACTCGTCGAGCAGCTCGGGGTGGCACACATCTCGAAGTCGCAGGTGTCCGAGCTCGCGAAGCACCTCGACGGCCAGGTCGAGGCGTTCCGGTCGAGACCGTTGGACGCCGGTCCGTACCGGTTCGTGCAGGCCGACGCGTTGACGATGAAGGTCCGCGAGGGCGGCCGTGTGATCAACGTGCACTGTCTGCTCGCGGTCGGGGTCAACGGTGACGGGCACCGGGAGATCCTCGGCCTGGACGTCGTGAGCAGCGAGGACGGTGCCGGTTGGCTGGCGTTCTTCCGTGGTCTGGTCGCCCGGGGCCTGTCCGGGGTGCGGCTGGTGACCTCGGACGCCCACCGCGGTCTGGTCAACGCGATCGGAGCGACCCTGCCCGGCGCCTCGTGGCAGAGATGCCGGACTCATTACCTGCGAGACCTGCTCGTCCTGACACCGAAATCGTCGCAGCCGTGGGTCGCCACCGTCGTGCGAACAATCTTCGATCAGGCTGACGCGAACGAGGTCGTCGTCCAGTTCGACCGGGTCGTCGACGGACTGGCCGAAAAACTTCCTCGCGCTGCGGAACATCTCTCCGAAGCGAAAGTCGACCTGCTCGCGTTCACCGCCTACCCGCGGGAGATCTGGCGGCAGATCTGGTCCTCGAACCCGCAGGAACGCCTGAACAAGGAAATCAGGCGACGCACCGACGTCGTGGGTATCTTCCCTGACCGTGGAGCCATCATACGTCTCGTCGGTGCGGTTCTCGCCGAACAGCACGACGAGTGGATCGAAACTCACCGCTACTTCGGCGTGGAAGTCCTCGCGAAAGTCGACGCCGCGAACAACCCATCCGACACACCCGAGATCCGCGTGACACCCGAAGCCCTCGCCGCATAA